Proteins encoded within one genomic window of Cellulomonas flavigena DSM 20109:
- a CDS encoding four-helix bundle copper-binding protein translates to MKTTQMLDTYPATINLDRQLLARVIESLVACSQACTACADACLSEEMVADLRKCIRSNLDCADSCAATARILSRHTGYDANITRAHLEACIAACRACGDECEQHAGMHEHCRICAEACRDCETACAELLAAIR, encoded by the coding sequence GTGAAGACCACGCAGATGCTCGACACCTACCCCGCGACCATCAACCTCGACCGCCAGCTGCTGGCTCGCGTCATCGAGTCCTTGGTCGCCTGCTCGCAGGCGTGTACCGCGTGCGCGGACGCGTGTCTGAGTGAGGAGATGGTCGCCGACCTGCGCAAGTGCATCCGGTCCAACCTCGACTGCGCCGACAGCTGCGCGGCCACGGCGCGGATCCTGTCCCGCCACACCGGCTATGACGCCAACATCACCCGGGCTCACCTCGAGGCCTGCATCGCCGCGTGCCGGGCCTGCGGCGACGAGTGCGAGCAGCACGCGGGCATGCACGAGCACTGCCGCATCTGCGCCGAGGCGTGCCGGGACTGCGAGACCGCCTGCGCCGAGCTCCTCGCGGCCATCCGCTGA